One Paenibacillus sp. FSL H7-0737 DNA segment encodes these proteins:
- a CDS encoding formate/nitrite transporter family protein: MFTQSVENIVEAAVSKRDQMNESLPRYFLAALLAGAYVGIGIILIFSLGAPLAAAKSPFQPLIMGASFGIALTLVVFAGSELFTGNNMFFTVSTLAGRTSIWDTVKNWVLVFVGNVIGAVILALLIRGTGLFSAAPPEHLIFAAAAKKMSLPFSELFFRGILCNWLVCLALWMASRAKSETAKLVLIWWCLFAFIASGYEHSVANMTLLSVAVLLPNHPDTVTIAGWIHNMIPVTLGNIIGGGVFVGMAYWMISPVRGTQTKR, encoded by the coding sequence ATGTTTACTCAAAGTGTGGAGAACATTGTCGAGGCGGCAGTCAGCAAGCGAGACCAAATGAATGAAAGTTTACCAAGATATTTTCTAGCAGCCCTTTTGGCAGGGGCATATGTAGGCATTGGGATTATCCTTATTTTCTCGCTGGGAGCGCCTCTAGCGGCTGCCAAATCGCCTTTCCAACCCCTCATTATGGGTGCATCCTTCGGTATTGCCTTGACTCTTGTTGTGTTTGCAGGCTCAGAGCTGTTTACCGGAAATAATATGTTCTTTACGGTTAGTACACTTGCTGGTAGAACAAGTATCTGGGATACTGTCAAGAACTGGGTGCTTGTGTTTGTAGGGAATGTGATAGGGGCAGTGATTTTAGCACTTTTGATTCGAGGAACTGGGCTATTCAGTGCGGCTCCCCCAGAGCATCTGATCTTTGCGGCTGCAGCCAAGAAAATGAGCCTTCCGTTTTCAGAGCTATTTTTCCGTGGGATTCTATGTAACTGGCTGGTCTGTCTAGCGCTATGGATGGCCTCACGCGCCAAAAGTGAAACTGCCAAGCTGGTTCTAATCTGGTGGTGTTTATTTGCCTTTATTGCGAGTGGATATGAGCACAGTGTGGCTAATATGACGCTGCTGAGTGTTGCTGTGTTGCTCCCGAATCACCCTGACACCGTTACAATTGCCGGATGGATCCACAATATGATTCCTGTTACCTTAGGAAATATAATTGGCGGTGGCGTATTCGTCGGTATGGCCTACTGGATGATCTCTCCCGTGCGGGGTACTCAGACCAAGCGTTAA
- a CDS encoding Crp/Fnr family transcriptional regulator, which yields MLKEHYNVIEAHGNTNCFSEQNFNRLLVTMKERVVPEGSHLFWEGDYSDKLFYIKRGRVKLTKSTDEGKELILYMYQAGDMVGQADPFFSTKHSFTAEVIEESEVGVIEQKDLEILICQHCDFAIDFMKWMGIHHRLTQTKFRDLMMYGKPGALCSTLIRLGNTYGEKSSDGENILINKKITHTDLSNMIGATRESVNRMLSDLRKKDAVEYENGMIVIKDLGMLQEICHCEMCPNEICRI from the coding sequence ATGCTAAAAGAACATTACAATGTCATCGAAGCCCACGGAAATACAAACTGTTTCTCCGAACAGAATTTCAACAGACTTCTTGTTACTATGAAAGAGCGCGTTGTTCCAGAGGGTTCACATCTTTTCTGGGAAGGCGACTACTCGGATAAATTGTTTTATATCAAACGTGGACGTGTGAAATTAACTAAATCAACGGATGAAGGTAAAGAACTTATTCTTTATATGTACCAAGCTGGCGATATGGTAGGTCAAGCGGACCCATTCTTCAGCACCAAGCACAGCTTTACTGCAGAAGTGATTGAAGAAAGTGAAGTTGGCGTCATCGAGCAAAAGGATTTAGAAATTCTCATTTGCCAACATTGTGATTTTGCCATCGACTTTATGAAATGGATGGGCATTCATCACCGTCTAACTCAAACGAAATTCCGTGATCTGATGATGTATGGCAAACCAGGCGCACTTTGCTCCACTCTCATTCGACTTGGTAATACTTATGGTGAGAAGAGCAGCGATGGTGAGAACATCCTCATCAACAAAAAAATTACGCATACAGATCTGTCCAACATGATCGGCGCTACTCGTGAGAGTGTGAACCGGATGTTGAGCGACTTGCGTAAAAAAGACGCGGTTGAGTACGAGAACGGTATGATTGTCATCAAGGATCTTGGCATGCTGCAGGAAATTTGCCACTGCGAAATGTGTCCAAACGAGATCTGCCGCATCTAA
- the pgmB gene encoding beta-phosphoglucomutase, protein MLQNMKGAIFDLDGVIVDTAKYHYLAWASLADELGFTFTEEDNERLKGVSRMRSLDILLEVGGLQFEEAEKLAMAEKKNRLYVEYISKLEESELLPGVKEYLTGLRTRGIGIALGSASKNAEFILNKLNITDLFDAVVDGNKVSLAKPDPEVFLIAGQELGLQPDECVVFEDAEAGVQAGKAAGMKVVGIGKPEVLKEADMVVKGLYELLTD, encoded by the coding sequence ATGTTGCAAAATATGAAAGGCGCCATTTTCGATCTGGACGGTGTTATTGTAGATACGGCCAAATATCATTATTTGGCTTGGGCGAGTCTTGCTGACGAGCTAGGCTTTACATTTACAGAGGAGGATAACGAACGTCTTAAGGGCGTGAGCCGGATGAGATCGCTCGATATTCTTCTGGAAGTTGGTGGCCTACAATTTGAAGAAGCGGAGAAGCTTGCGATGGCGGAGAAGAAGAATCGCCTATATGTAGAGTACATCTCTAAGCTTGAGGAGTCGGAACTGCTTCCTGGGGTCAAAGAATACTTAACAGGACTGAGAACGCGCGGGATTGGAATTGCGTTAGGTTCAGCTAGTAAGAATGCAGAGTTTATTTTGAATAAGCTGAACATTACGGATCTGTTCGATGCCGTAGTTGACGGTAACAAAGTGTCACTTGCCAAACCGGACCCGGAGGTATTCTTGATCGCTGGTCAGGAGCTAGGCTTACAGCCGGACGAATGTGTCGTGTTTGAGGATGCGGAAGCGGGCGTTCAAGCAGGTAAGGCTGCAGGTATGAAGGTAGTAGGCATAGGTAAGCCGGAAGTGCTGAAGGAAGCCGATATGGTTGTAAAAGGATTGTATGAGTTATTGACAGACTAA
- a CDS encoding glycosyl hydrolase family 65 protein: MSWAVRDSCFDKQLVTTNGNKYMLGNGYMGYRGTLEEFGKTELVAVTLAGLYDKAGDKWREPVNAPNGLWTKIVCNGQPLSVLEQEPSSHVQELNIRSAIHHRSTGYSLSDGGMLTFTADRFVSQDNLHLLVSKYSIHSTQDCQIVIETGIDVDVWDINGPHLYGQKVQSQGEVLVSSSTSGELNIPVVVAERAVFNFGDQQLDEGASIRRISFEARAGETYEWFKYVAVYTGLDVSVPESEAVKSVLAAETLGYDELLQAHRQQWEERWSLSDVIIEGDEDAQFALRYSIYQLLIIAPTVSEKVSIPARGLSGQVYKGAVFWDTEMFMLPFFLHTDPTVARNLMMYRIHTLDGARRKAAEYGFLGAFYAWESQDTGDDACTLFNVNDVFTGRPMRTYFRDKQVHISGDVVHGIWKYVQFTGDESLLTSGGAEVIWECARFFYSYAYYNSVKERFEILDVTGPDEYHERVNNNAFTNALVKETLEIALRTAELLQDKYPEVYNQLSTEFSEGPFLTEFKAMLDSFYVPQPDPASLVIEQFDRYFTLEDVRLPDLKSRVLNKNEYLGGGNGLATITTILKQADVVLMLNLFKHSFTKEVKQANWEFYEPRTEHGSSLSPCIYALVAADIGSPDWGYPYFMRTATVDLTGESKQYVGDLYIGGTHPAANGGAWMAAVLGFAGLDYDGGTVHIKPSLPKHWQSVELPVTLRGNTFKLRISKDEVTVTTAADYSGTLVFSVQGGEGKSCGAGESLRLTLAETTV; this comes from the coding sequence ATGAGCTGGGCGGTTAGGGATAGCTGTTTTGACAAGCAACTTGTGACGACGAACGGGAACAAATATATGTTAGGCAATGGCTATATGGGATATCGCGGGACACTTGAGGAATTCGGTAAAACTGAGTTAGTTGCCGTAACTTTAGCTGGTCTATATGACAAAGCGGGAGATAAGTGGAGAGAACCTGTCAATGCTCCTAATGGATTATGGACCAAGATTGTCTGCAACGGTCAACCTTTAAGTGTGCTAGAGCAAGAACCGAGCTCTCATGTTCAGGAGCTGAATATTCGTAGTGCCATTCATCATCGGAGCACTGGCTATAGTCTATCTGATGGTGGGATGTTGACATTTACAGCAGATCGTTTCGTAAGCCAGGACAATCTTCACCTGCTCGTTAGTAAATACTCTATCCATAGTACACAGGACTGCCAAATTGTGATTGAGACCGGGATTGACGTAGATGTATGGGATATCAATGGTCCCCACCTCTATGGTCAAAAAGTACAGTCACAGGGTGAGGTACTAGTCTCTTCCTCCACTAGTGGAGAATTGAACATTCCGGTAGTTGTGGCGGAGAGAGCCGTATTTAATTTCGGAGATCAGCAACTGGATGAGGGCGCTAGTATTCGCCGGATTTCTTTTGAAGCGCGTGCGGGTGAGACCTATGAATGGTTTAAGTACGTTGCGGTATATACTGGACTTGATGTTAGTGTACCGGAGTCAGAAGCAGTAAAGTCTGTTCTAGCTGCTGAAACGCTCGGTTATGACGAGTTATTACAGGCTCATCGCCAGCAATGGGAAGAAAGATGGTCGCTTAGCGATGTCATTATCGAAGGCGATGAGGATGCTCAGTTTGCTCTAAGATACAGTATTTATCAGCTGTTAATTATTGCACCTACAGTTTCGGAAAAGGTTTCTATCCCGGCTCGAGGTTTATCGGGTCAGGTCTATAAAGGGGCCGTATTCTGGGATACGGAGATGTTTATGCTGCCTTTCTTCCTGCATACTGATCCAACGGTTGCTCGCAACCTGATGATGTACCGGATTCATACCTTGGACGGAGCTCGCCGGAAGGCCGCGGAATATGGTTTTTTGGGAGCATTCTATGCTTGGGAAAGTCAGGATACAGGAGACGATGCTTGTACACTGTTTAATGTGAATGATGTATTTACCGGTCGACCAATGCGGACTTATTTCCGTGATAAGCAGGTTCATATCAGTGGGGATGTTGTACATGGGATCTGGAAATACGTTCAATTTACAGGTGACGAGAGTCTGCTGACTAGCGGAGGGGCGGAAGTGATCTGGGAATGTGCCCGGTTCTTCTACTCTTATGCTTACTATAATTCAGTAAAAGAACGCTTCGAGATTCTAGATGTAACAGGTCCAGACGAATATCATGAGCGTGTGAACAATAATGCTTTTACGAATGCTTTGGTTAAGGAGACACTGGAGATTGCCTTGCGCACAGCAGAATTGCTGCAAGATAAGTATCCGGAAGTGTACAACCAACTGTCTACAGAGTTTAGTGAAGGTCCGTTTCTGACAGAGTTCAAAGCTATGCTGGATAGCTTCTATGTTCCGCAGCCAGACCCTGCCAGTCTTGTCATCGAACAATTCGACCGTTACTTCACCTTAGAAGATGTTAGGCTGCCAGATTTGAAATCCCGTGTACTTAACAAAAATGAGTATTTGGGTGGCGGTAATGGATTAGCCACAATCACAACAATACTGAAGCAAGCGGATGTCGTATTGATGTTAAATCTATTCAAACATTCCTTCACCAAGGAAGTGAAACAAGCGAACTGGGAATTCTACGAACCGCGCACCGAGCATGGGTCAAGTCTTAGTCCTTGTATCTACGCTTTGGTAGCTGCCGATATTGGTTCGCCGGATTGGGGATATCCATATTTTATGCGCACGGCTACTGTTGATCTCACGGGAGAATCTAAGCAGTACGTAGGCGATCTTTATATCGGTGGTACCCACCCAGCCGCTAACGGTGGTGCTTGGATGGCTGCGGTGCTTGGTTTTGCAGGGTTGGATTATGATGGGGGAACTGTCCATATCAAACCTTCACTGCCTAAACATTGGCAGTCTGTTGAGCTTCCGGTTACGCTTCGGGGGAATACCTTTAAGTTGCGGATCAGCAAGGATGAAGTTACAGTTACCACAGCAGCCGACTACAGCGGGACTCTGGTGTTCTCGGTACAAGGGGGAGAAGGAAAGTCCTGTGGTGCAGGTGAGAGCTTGCGTCTAACCTTGGCCGAAACAACAGTATAG
- a CDS encoding response regulator, with translation MFNILVVDDEPLICKGLSNLLASSGLDISNIYTANSGFEALDCIRMEEIDLLVTDIQMGAMSGIDLMQHAKLAKPWVQTIVISAHETFQYAQMAVRLGAKDYLIKPLNSEQFLDSVRNVLLKMGKPSPELDVFMSGINESFRLEEPLPEYSKLLNELLIDPGVVLAEGDNLLKLDNLKLQGPYFSVLKLKVPLTGVNQEKQYTIRDRRLLCYAALNIAKELMDQEWNSIAFYAPDGEITIIIQWDEKSYEDSSAGQINRLDILGRSLHFNIHKYLHLNVVIGISQILKGLSFMAVLNRQASNAILWNNEHSDHYVFYYGDFNWNSYTSDPSVEELHTHSNLIVQKAKEYIDENYAQKGLTIHDVAKKNHVSPNYLSYLFKKNTGYNLWEYVIKLRMEESREMILNTDLRRYEIAERVGYESPEHFSKIFKKYYGISPSELKK, from the coding sequence ATGTTCAATATATTGGTTGTGGATGACGAACCATTGATTTGTAAAGGATTGAGCAATTTATTAGCTTCATCCGGGCTGGATATTTCTAATATCTATACAGCTAATAGCGGATTTGAAGCACTAGACTGTATACGTATGGAGGAAATTGATCTGCTCGTTACGGACATACAGATGGGTGCGATGAGTGGAATTGATTTGATGCAGCATGCCAAACTAGCCAAACCATGGGTACAGACCATCGTGATTTCTGCTCATGAGACGTTTCAATATGCTCAAATGGCTGTTAGGCTCGGGGCAAAGGATTATTTAATCAAGCCTTTGAATAGTGAGCAGTTTTTGGATTCGGTCCGAAATGTACTCCTTAAGATGGGGAAGCCCTCACCAGAACTAGATGTCTTCATGTCTGGAATTAACGAAAGCTTTCGACTGGAAGAGCCGCTGCCGGAATATAGCAAGCTCTTGAACGAATTGCTCATTGACCCTGGAGTTGTACTAGCTGAAGGAGATAACCTGCTGAAGCTGGATAACCTGAAGCTACAAGGGCCGTATTTTTCCGTCTTAAAACTTAAGGTACCACTGACTGGAGTAAACCAGGAGAAGCAGTATACTATTCGGGACAGACGGCTTCTTTGTTATGCTGCGCTGAACATTGCCAAAGAATTAATGGATCAGGAATGGAACTCGATAGCCTTTTATGCGCCAGATGGAGAAATTACGATCATTATTCAATGGGATGAAAAAAGCTATGAGGATTCTTCTGCCGGCCAAATCAACAGGCTAGATATACTTGGTCGTAGTCTACATTTTAATATCCATAAATATTTACATCTGAATGTGGTCATTGGCATTAGCCAGATTTTAAAGGGGCTTTCGTTTATGGCCGTGTTGAACCGTCAGGCCTCTAATGCAATTCTCTGGAATAATGAGCATAGTGACCATTACGTGTTCTATTATGGGGATTTCAACTGGAACAGTTACACGAGTGATCCTTCTGTAGAAGAACTTCATACGCATAGCAATCTGATCGTACAAAAAGCAAAAGAATATATTGACGAGAACTATGCGCAAAAAGGACTTACTATTCACGATGTGGCTAAGAAGAATCATGTTAGCCCCAATTATTTGAGCTACCTATTTAAGAAAAATACAGGTTATAACCTGTGGGAATATGTAATTAAGCTCCGGATGGAAGAAAGTCGGGAGATGATTTTGAATACCGATCTTCGCAGATACGAAATTGCGGAACGTGTGGGTTATGAATCGCCCGAGCATTTTAGTAAAATTTTCAAAAAATATTATGGGATTAGCCCCAGTGAATTGAAGAAGTAA
- a CDS encoding cache domain-containing sensor histidine kinase, translating to MLSRLIRLIRKLNVKQQLILLFLIMISPIFFLNIYGNLKAEQILKRHVTNAYVELNKQNFTIINRDIDTVNKITTTVIQNPLIQQMNMTGSDTILERVKRYETIEKLLVSYSQGAERGDGIYYSLYIYDPNDYYFFAPNFPQVKKAGVYFFSKAEEPYWFEEVVQKKGRGSLKFTERLSAQAENLKTLTYMRAVNNISRKAETIGVLVITKMDSKIGESLKSISLPDGEIYLTDLNNRVLASTTNNTGEVIELPETVVAEDLEGTVDVITSDFIYVVNNNHALGQKLVYKVPVKALLQQQNEMKSVIQYITVAYAVFGLIMITYFWRSLMTPLQKLAFFVRKYEPGNRVPETPRRGSNDEVSVLIASTYDMARRLNGLITYKYQMELKQKESQLQLLYQQINPHLLYNTLESIYWKSSLEGNVESAEMIKELSKLMKISLSRGRELISLEEELEHATAYIKLQQHRYDYVFQVVMNIHPDTKSNLIPKITLQPLIENAIIHGVKNMGEDGEITITAVCEDETVRISIEDNGYKSVDYEAIEAVLNDESPNPTSGYGIRNINQRIHLHFGSDYGISYTPRTEGGTLVTVKLPKSENQD from the coding sequence GTGTTGTCTAGGCTGATTAGATTGATTCGAAAGCTGAACGTCAAGCAGCAGCTCATCCTGCTATTTCTGATTATGATTTCTCCGATCTTCTTTTTGAACATATATGGGAATTTGAAGGCAGAGCAAATACTGAAGCGCCATGTTACGAATGCATATGTGGAATTGAACAAGCAGAACTTTACGATCATTAATCGGGATATCGATACAGTTAATAAAATCACTACCACCGTGATTCAAAATCCTCTGATTCAGCAAATGAATATGACTGGCTCGGATACCATACTGGAGCGGGTCAAACGATATGAGACAATAGAGAAGCTGTTGGTCAGTTACTCTCAGGGGGCTGAACGTGGTGATGGCATCTATTACTCCCTTTATATATACGATCCGAATGATTATTACTTTTTCGCTCCCAATTTTCCACAGGTTAAGAAGGCGGGAGTTTATTTCTTTTCTAAAGCCGAAGAGCCTTACTGGTTTGAGGAGGTTGTTCAGAAGAAAGGACGCGGCTCACTGAAGTTCACGGAGAGGCTAAGCGCTCAAGCGGAGAATTTAAAGACACTTACTTACATGAGAGCTGTAAACAACATTTCCAGAAAAGCGGAGACTATAGGGGTTTTGGTCATCACCAAAATGGACTCTAAAATTGGAGAATCTCTCAAATCCATCTCTTTGCCTGACGGCGAAATTTATTTAACAGATTTAAACAATCGTGTTCTCGCCTCCACTACGAATAATACTGGAGAAGTGATTGAGCTGCCGGAGACGGTTGTTGCCGAGGATCTGGAAGGTACAGTGGATGTGATTACCTCCGATTTTATCTATGTGGTTAACAATAACCATGCGCTTGGACAAAAACTGGTCTACAAAGTTCCGGTGAAGGCGCTACTGCAGCAACAGAACGAAATGAAAAGTGTTATTCAATATATCACCGTGGCTTATGCAGTATTTGGACTAATTATGATTACGTACTTCTGGCGTTCATTAATGACTCCTTTGCAAAAGCTGGCTTTTTTCGTGCGAAAATACGAGCCGGGTAATCGAGTTCCAGAGACACCACGGAGGGGGAGTAACGATGAGGTCAGTGTGCTGATTGCTTCTACTTATGATATGGCCCGAAGGCTGAACGGATTAATCACATACAAATATCAGATGGAGCTTAAACAGAAGGAATCCCAGCTTCAACTTCTATATCAACAAATCAACCCTCATTTGCTTTACAACACCCTAGAGAGCATTTATTGGAAAAGCTCTTTAGAAGGAAATGTCGAATCCGCCGAGATGATCAAGGAATTGTCCAAACTAATGAAGATCAGTCTTAGTCGGGGAAGGGAGCTGATCAGCCTTGAAGAAGAGCTGGAGCATGCAACGGCCTATATCAAGCTACAGCAGCACCGTTATGATTATGTATTTCAAGTTGTGATGAATATTCACCCGGATACGAAAAGCAACCTAATTCCAAAAATCACGCTGCAGCCATTAATAGAAAATGCTATTATTCATGGGGTTAAAAATATGGGCGAGGATGGTGAGATCACCATCACAGCAGTGTGTGAGGATGAAACCGTTAGGATCTCTATTGAAGATAACGGCTATAAGTCTGTTGACTATGAAGCCATAGAAGCTGTATTGAATGATGAAAGCCCCAATCCCACTAGCGGTTATGGTATCCGCAATATTAACCAGCGTATTCATTTACATTTTGGCTCTGATTATGGCATCAGCTATACCCCTCGTACAGAAGGCGGAACGCTAGTAACAGTTAAGCTTCCGAAATCGGAGAATCAGGACTAA
- a CDS encoding glycoside hydrolase family 65 protein, which produces MAKVADKYLKVDPWAIIEEGFDPERNRTSESIFSLGNEYMGVRGYAEEGYSGDSLQGSYFNGLNEQLDIGNHYKGIIRSLRYMVNAVDWLYTRITVNGEQLDLAKSKISDYVRKLDLRSGTYRRELIWHLDDGKILKVVFTRLVSMTMSHLGLQRVEFEPLNFSGSVDICAGLDFSIIHEERGECMWSSLRSGEQGSTTAIMARTVNTANKLFSSFSLQSSQPLQLTRVEHEKFIGQSFTMDLAQGKATHFTKLVINYSDSESAHTAEELWSKGLALAESANQLSDTQIFADQTAYWNGIWETSDIRIEGDPENQQGIRFCIFQLYQTYHGDHPGFNIGAKGLTGEVYRGLAFWDTESYCLPFYMFNNPKAARSLLDFRYKTLPQAMQRAKDVDCDGACYPIATIDGTESCDLWQHSNLQLHVGTAISYGIWHYVKNTGDKEFLHSKGAEMLIQISRFYATRGQWGQQSGKYGYFGVMGPDEFQLMVNNNCYINLMAQKSFEYTLDTLSEMKEQAPEAFAMVAEKTGLRDEELTDWKNKADNMKIPVDEVTGVFEEHDGFFDMPHIDIHSIPVTEFPLYSNWSYDRLYRYDMIKQPDVLMFMFLYNGQFSKEAKLANYEYYESRCIHESSLSPSIHSILASEIGKPEEAYSFFEFATRLDLDNYNRNTREGLHTTSIAAAWMNIVYGFGGMRSDGDRLSFQPSLPERWNEYSFQVMYEGVLLRILVNKTSVTLTAINGGSTDITVYGQSITVDASGTTLPLGEGMLAR; this is translated from the coding sequence ATGGCTAAAGTGGCGGACAAATATCTTAAGGTAGATCCTTGGGCAATTATTGAAGAGGGCTTTGATCCAGAACGAAATCGGACCTCGGAATCTATTTTTTCACTAGGAAATGAGTATATGGGTGTGCGGGGGTATGCTGAGGAAGGTTACTCTGGGGATTCCCTGCAAGGCAGTTATTTCAACGGGCTAAATGAACAATTGGACATTGGCAATCATTATAAGGGGATTATTCGCTCGCTGAGATATATGGTAAATGCGGTGGACTGGCTGTATACGCGGATCACTGTGAATGGTGAACAGCTTGATCTGGCAAAAAGTAAAATATCGGATTATGTGCGCAAACTGGATCTTCGTAGTGGGACCTATCGGCGTGAGCTAATCTGGCACCTAGATGATGGAAAAATCTTAAAAGTTGTCTTTACACGCTTGGTAAGTATGACGATGTCTCATCTGGGACTACAGCGGGTGGAATTTGAGCCCCTTAATTTCTCGGGCAGCGTGGACATTTGTGCAGGTCTTGATTTCAGCATTATTCATGAGGAACGCGGTGAATGTATGTGGAGTAGTCTCCGCAGTGGAGAACAAGGATCTACCACAGCTATTATGGCGAGAACAGTGAATACAGCTAACAAGCTATTCTCTAGCTTTTCTTTACAATCTTCACAGCCGCTTCAGCTTACGCGAGTTGAACATGAGAAATTTATTGGACAAAGCTTTACTATGGATCTTGCTCAGGGAAAAGCGACCCATTTTACAAAGCTGGTTATCAACTATTCGGATAGTGAATCTGCCCATACAGCTGAAGAGCTGTGGAGCAAAGGGCTAGCTCTTGCTGAAAGTGCAAATCAACTGAGCGATACTCAAATATTCGCGGATCAGACGGCATATTGGAATGGTATCTGGGAGACAAGTGATATTCGGATTGAGGGCGATCCTGAGAATCAGCAGGGCATTCGTTTTTGCATTTTCCAGCTTTATCAGACTTATCATGGTGATCATCCAGGGTTCAACATCGGCGCTAAAGGATTGACTGGAGAAGTGTATCGTGGTTTGGCGTTCTGGGATACAGAGTCGTATTGCTTACCATTCTATATGTTTAATAATCCTAAGGCTGCACGGAGTTTACTGGACTTTAGATATAAGACATTACCTCAGGCTATGCAACGTGCTAAAGATGTTGATTGCGATGGCGCTTGCTACCCTATTGCTACAATAGACGGAACAGAAAGCTGTGATCTCTGGCAGCATTCGAATCTTCAGCTTCATGTAGGGACTGCTATTTCCTATGGTATCTGGCATTATGTCAAAAATACTGGGGATAAAGAATTCTTGCACAGTAAAGGCGCTGAAATGCTGATCCAGATCAGTAGATTCTATGCTACACGCGGTCAATGGGGTCAACAGAGTGGGAAATATGGATATTTTGGCGTAATGGGTCCTGATGAGTTCCAATTGATGGTGAATAATAACTGCTATATTAATTTGATGGCCCAAAAATCATTTGAATACACCTTAGACACCCTGAGTGAAATGAAAGAACAGGCACCAGAGGCTTTTGCAATGGTTGCGGAAAAGACGGGACTCCGTGACGAAGAGCTTACCGATTGGAAAAATAAAGCAGACAATATGAAGATTCCGGTTGACGAAGTGACAGGAGTATTTGAGGAGCATGATGGATTCTTCGATATGCCACATATTGATATTCATTCCATTCCTGTAACAGAGTTTCCGCTCTACTCGAACTGGTCGTATGATCGATTGTATCGTTATGACATGATTAAGCAACCGGATGTTCTCATGTTTATGTTCTTATATAATGGACAATTCTCTAAAGAAGCGAAGCTTGCTAACTATGAATATTACGAGTCTAGATGTATTCATGAGTCTTCACTTTCACCTTCGATCCATTCCATACTGGCAAGCGAAATCGGTAAGCCAGAAGAAGCCTATTCGTTCTTTGAATTTGCGACAAGACTGGATTTAGACAATTACAACCGTAACACACGCGAAGGATTGCACACGACTTCGATTGCAGCCGCTTGGATGAATATTGTGTATGGCTTTGGAGGTATGCGTTCAGATGGGGATCGTTTGTCCTTCCAGCCTTCATTGCCGGAGCGCTGGAACGAGTATAGCTTCCAAGTGATGTATGAAGGGGTATTACTACGTATTTTGGTCAACAAGACTTCAGTAACGCTCACCGCAATTAATGGGGGTAGTACTGATATTACAGTGTATGGGCAGTCAATTACGGTGGACGCATCCGGGACGACGCTTCCGCTAGGTGAAGGGATGTTGGCTCGATGA
- a CDS encoding nitrite reductase (NAD(P)H) small subunit gives MNKTTQTYPIGSVQDFLLQIGRVVIAGNVELAVFRTSDGAIYALENRSPHPKGGPLAEGIVSGHFLYDPLYDWKIDLRTGEVQAPDQGIVMTYPVSLVGDIVTVSL, from the coding sequence ATGAATAAGACAACACAAACGTATCCAATAGGATCAGTACAGGATTTCCTGCTGCAGATTGGCCGTGTGGTGATTGCTGGAAATGTGGAGCTGGCTGTATTTCGTACCTCTGACGGAGCGATCTATGCACTTGAGAATCGGAGCCCTCATCCAAAAGGGGGGCCGCTTGCGGAAGGGATCGTTTCGGGTCACTTTCTTTATGATCCACTGTATGATTGGAAAATAGATCTTCGCACGGGTGAAGTTCAGGCACCGGATCAAGGTATCGTTATGACTTATCCAGTCTCCCTTGTCGGAGACATTGTGACAGTGAGCTTGTAG